A single genomic interval of Aquificaceae bacterium harbors:
- a CDS encoding aminotransferase class I/II-fold pyridoxal phosphate-dependent enzyme — translation MSESWMFPRVSRLPKYVFAMVNELKYKLRREGEDIVDLGMGNPDIPPANHIVEKLCEVARRDNVHGYSASKGIPRLRKAICDFYRRRYGVELDPEKEAILTIGAKEGYSHLMLAMLEPGDTVLVSNPTYPIHYYAPIIAGGDAISVPIIPDEGEDFEESFLRRIHDTLKASFRKPRAIVLSFPHNPTTLCVSLDFFREMVKLAKREEVWLIHDFAYADLGFDGYEPPSILQVEGAKEVAVELYSMSKGFSMAGWRVAFMVGNEILIKNLAHLKSYLDYGVFTPIQVASIIALESPYEIVEKNREVYRKRRDVLVEGLNRIGWHVEKPKGSMFVWAKIPSWIGMNSLDFSLFLLKEAKVAVSPGIGFGEYGEGYVRFALVENEHRIRQAVRGIKRAFEKFTQKV, via the coding sequence ATGAGTGAAAGTTGGATGTTTCCAAGGGTAAGCAGACTTCCTAAGTATGTTTTTGCTATGGTTAATGAGCTAAAGTATAAGCTAAGGCGTGAGGGAGAAGATATTGTGGACCTTGGCATGGGAAACCCAGATATTCCTCCTGCAAACCATATAGTGGAAAAGCTTTGTGAGGTAGCAAGAAGAGACAACGTGCATGGCTATTCCGCTTCAAAGGGAATTCCAAGGCTCAGAAAAGCCATATGTGATTTCTATCGCAGGAGGTATGGTGTGGAGCTTGACCCAGAGAAGGAAGCCATACTCACCATCGGCGCAAAAGAAGGCTACTCGCATCTTATGTTGGCAATGCTTGAACCAGGTGATACGGTGCTTGTTTCCAACCCCACCTACCCCATACACTACTACGCACCCATCATAGCAGGCGGTGATGCCATATCTGTTCCCATAATACCCGACGAGGGAGAGGACTTTGAGGAAAGCTTTTTAAGAAGAATTCATGACACACTCAAAGCTTCTTTTAGAAAACCACGGGCTATAGTGCTCAGCTTTCCCCATAACCCTACCACCCTTTGTGTAAGCCTTGACTTTTTCAGAGAGATGGTAAAGTTGGCAAAAAGAGAAGAAGTTTGGCTTATTCATGACTTTGCCTATGCAGACCTGGGTTTTGATGGATATGAACCTCCCAGCATACTTCAGGTAGAAGGTGCAAAAGAAGTGGCGGTGGAACTCTACTCCATGTCAAAGGGTTTTTCTATGGCAGGCTGGCGTGTTGCCTTTATGGTAGGCAACGAGATTCTTATCAAAAACCTTGCACACCTAAAGAGCTACCTTGACTATGGTGTTTTTACTCCCATTCAGGTTGCCTCCATAATAGCTCTTGAAAGCCCGTATGAGATAGTAGAGAAGAACAGGGAAGTCTACAGGAAAAGAAGGGATGTGTTGGTAGAAGGGTTAAACCGCATAGGATGGCATGTGGAAAAGCCAAAGGGAAGCATGTTTGTCTGGGCTAAAATTCCCTCATGGATTGGTATGAACTCCTTAGACTTTTCTCTATTTCTTTTGAAAGAAGCCAAGGTGGCGGTATCTCCTGGTATAGGCTTTGGTGAATACGGCGAAGGTTATGTGAGGTTTGCCCTTGTGGAAAACGAGCATAGGATAAGACAGGCGGTAAGAGGTATAAAGAGAGCATTTGAGAAGTTCACACAAAAGGTATGA
- a CDS encoding TraR/DksA C4-type zinc finger protein, translating to MHHLTPEQIAELKEDLLRMRERIIRHAEEQIRDPSNVSFEGGDEIDRASIETGRYINLQRIKTRELKLLRKIDYALMKMEQGTYGICESCGALIPFERLKARPVTTMCINCKELEEEGEHE from the coding sequence ATGCATCACCTAACTCCAGAACAGATAGCGGAGCTAAAGGAAGACCTTCTAAGGATGAGGGAGAGGATAATAAGGCATGCGGAAGAGCAAATAAGAGACCCCTCAAACGTTTCCTTTGAAGGTGGTGATGAAATAGACAGGGCAAGCATAGAGACTGGAAGGTATATAAACCTACAGAGGATAAAGACCAGAGAGCTAAAACTCCTGCGTAAGATAGACTATGCTCTTATGAAAATGGAGCAGGGCACGTATGGTATATGCGAAAGTTGTGGAGCTCTTATACCCTTTGAAAGGCTAAAGGCAAGACCAGTAACCACTATGTGTATAAATTGTAAAGAGCTGGAAGAGGAAGGAGAGCATGAGTGA
- a CDS encoding DUF1122 family protein, whose translation MEAFKKDLAMHFQLLKVEGGRFVEEENITIGKDGKRLLFIKAFYGRKPYWKEWVELFHIEPQFFGSPLEDELYRIIAKYFRRVFVEYYEDIQTLRELKAGKEPQETRLGSKLKALGYRSFKDWYYPEGWMEGGYKLQAER comes from the coding sequence ATGGAAGCTTTCAAAAAAGACTTAGCTATGCATTTTCAACTTCTCAAGGTAGAAGGTGGTAGGTTTGTAGAAGAGGAAAATATAACTATAGGTAAGGATGGTAAAAGACTGCTCTTTATAAAAGCCTTCTACGGTAGAAAGCCCTATTGGAAAGAGTGGGTAGAGCTTTTCCACATAGAGCCTCAGTTCTTTGGTTCACCCCTTGAAGATGAGCTATATCGCATAATTGCAAAATACTTCAGAAGAGTCTTTGTGGAATACTACGAAGACATTCAAACTTTAAGGGAGTTAAAGGCAGGCAAAGAGCCACAAGAAACAAGGCTCGGTTCAAAGCTAAAAGCCTTAGGTTATAGGTCCTTTAAAGACTGGTATTATCCTGAAGGATGGATGGAAGGGGGATATAAATTGCAAGCGGAGAGGTGA
- the rplM gene encoding 50S ribosomal protein L13, with protein MKTYHVRKEDVVRSWWVVDAQGKILGRLASQIARVLMGKHKPYYQPDVDCGDFVIVLNADKVVVTGKKLEQKKYYFHSNYPGGLKERTLAWMLEHKPEEVIRLAVKRMLPKNRLGHRMLKRLKVYRGSEHPHVAQQPKILEVEA; from the coding sequence ATGAAGACCTATCATGTTAGAAAGGAAGATGTAGTAAGAAGTTGGTGGGTTGTAGATGCACAAGGTAAAATCCTTGGCAGGTTAGCCTCTCAAATAGCAAGGGTTTTAATGGGAAAACACAAGCCCTATTACCAACCAGACGTGGACTGCGGAGATTTTGTGATAGTCCTTAATGCGGACAAGGTGGTTGTCACCGGCAAAAAATTGGAGCAGAAGAAATACTATTTCCATAGCAACTACCCTGGTGGTTTAAAGGAAAGAACTCTTGCCTGGATGCTTGAACACAAACCAGAGGAAGTAATAAGACTTGCGGTAAAGAGAATGCTTCCGAAAAACAGGCTGGGGCACAGAATGCTAAAGAGGCTAAAAGTCTACAGAGGCTCTGAGCACCCTCACGTAGCCCAACAACCCAAAATATTGGAGGTTGAGGCATGA
- the rpsI gene encoding 30S ribosomal protein S9 — translation MSLKLKDFKIGFDNSFYGTGRRKESVARVWLVRGTDKQIVKVKESGKEYPLKDYLQRETLYLKVLYPLKLTGLEGRFGIYATVSGGGISGQAEAIMYGIAKALLKYNPDLRATLKKAGLLKRDAREKERKKYGLMKARKAYRWSKR, via the coding sequence ATGAGCTTAAAGCTTAAGGACTTCAAGATAGGATTTGATAACTCTTTTTATGGCACTGGCAGAAGAAAGGAAAGCGTTGCGAGGGTATGGCTTGTTAGAGGAACAGACAAGCAAATTGTAAAGGTAAAGGAAAGCGGGAAGGAATATCCTCTAAAGGATTACCTACAAAGGGAAACACTTTATCTAAAAGTCCTGTATCCTCTAAAGCTCACCGGTCTTGAAGGAAGGTTTGGTATATACGCAACGGTGAGCGGTGGAGGCATAAGTGGTCAGGCGGAAGCTATAATGTATGGTATTGCCAAGGCTCTGCTTAAATACAACCCAGACTTGAGAGCTACCCTAAAGAAGGCAGGCTTACTAAAGAGAGATGCAAGGGAAAAGGAAAGGAAGAAGTATGGTCTTATGAAGGCAAGAAAAGCTTACAGATGGAGCAAGAGATAA